In one Brienomyrus brachyistius isolate T26 chromosome 5, BBRACH_0.4, whole genome shotgun sequence genomic region, the following are encoded:
- the LOC125742910 gene encoding voltage-dependent calcium channel gamma-1 subunit-like, translated as MLENKKAKVRFTFFVILVGISAMFIAVVTDHWAVMSPEVKQLNDTCEAAHFGLWRLCKKTIYIEEEEAIGKGCGPISLPGERNCSYFKHFTPGEDAEVFEVKTQKEYNISAAAIAIFSLAFMILGTLCLLCAFGKGKDYLLKPAGMFFTFAGVCVIISVEVMRQSVKRMIESEDTIWIEYYYSWSFACACAAFVLLFLSGIALLVISMPQIPRNPWETCMDAEPEAVE; from the exons ATGCTTGAGAACAAGAAGGCCAAGGTGAGGTTCACCTTCTTTGTCATCCTGGTGGGTATCTCAGCCATGTTCATCGCTGTGGTGACAGATCACTGGGCGGTGATGAGCCCGGAAGTCAAGCAGCTCAACGACACCTGCGAGGCAGCCCACTTTGGGCTTTGGAGGCTCTGCAAGAAGACCATCTAtattgaggaggaggaggccatTGGCAAGGGCTGTGGCCCCATCAGCTTGCCTGGAG AACGGAACTGTTCATACTTCAAACATTTCACTCCTGGGGAAGATGCGGAGGTTTTTGAAGTTAAGACTCAGAAAG AATACAACATCTCAGCAGCAGCCATTGCCATCTTCAGCTTGGCGTTCATGATCTTGGGCACACTCTGCCTCTTGTGTGCCTTTGGGAAGGGCAAAGACTACCTGCTGAAACCTGCTGGCATGTTCTTCACCTTTGCAG GTGTTTGCGTAATCATCTCGGTGGAAGTGATGCGGCAATCCGTGAAAAGGATGATCGAGAGTGAGGACACCATCTGGATTGAGTATTATTACTCATGGTCCTTTGCCTGCGCCTGCGCAGCCTTCGTCCTGCTCTTCCTCAGTGGAATAGCCCTGCTCGTCATCTCTATGCCTCAAATACCCCGTAACCCCTGGGAAACCTGCATGGACGCAGAACCAGAGGCCGTCGAGTAA